In one window of Maribacter sp. BPC-D8 DNA:
- a CDS encoding CPBP family intramembrane glutamic endopeptidase — translation MNHNGWLRVLAIIITYFLIVGLFQVAGALLADVPLADIDYQETTIQYVIMTALSFLGTFLLIWLFMKFVDDEKFIEVGLQIKNRKKDIAIGTLLGLIIMTIAYFGLAASKEIVFSKFNFNFHELFLTTVLFILVAILEEVLFRGYIQKNLMLSFNKYVALIVASALFALMHGANPNISLFSLLGLFLAGMALGASYMYTKNLWYPIAFHFSWNLFQSLLGFNVSGQDIYSIIEFTVPENNKINGGQFGFEGSIFSLFTELILVFLIIYYYQIKKKPQLIANENI, via the coding sequence ATGAATCATAATGGGTGGTTAAGAGTTTTAGCAATCATAATAACCTATTTTCTAATAGTAGGTTTATTTCAAGTTGCGGGTGCTTTACTAGCAGACGTACCGCTGGCCGATATAGACTACCAAGAAACTACCATACAATATGTAATTATGACGGCCCTTTCTTTCTTAGGCACATTTCTACTCATTTGGCTATTTATGAAATTTGTAGACGACGAAAAGTTTATAGAAGTAGGACTTCAAATAAAAAACAGAAAAAAGGATATTGCGATAGGCACATTACTCGGGTTAATAATCATGACTATTGCCTATTTTGGTCTAGCAGCTTCAAAAGAGATTGTATTCTCGAAATTCAATTTTAATTTCCACGAATTGTTTTTAACCACTGTGTTATTCATACTAGTAGCAATTTTAGAAGAAGTGCTGTTTAGAGGGTATATTCAAAAAAACCTAATGCTCTCTTTTAACAAATATGTTGCATTAATAGTTGCTTCTGCACTTTTCGCCTTAATGCATGGCGCCAACCCTAATATAAGCTTGTTTAGTTTACTAGGGCTTTTCTTAGCCGGTATGGCTTTGGGTGCTTCTTATATGTATACAAAAAACTTATGGTACCCAATAGCATTCCATTTTAGCTGGAATCTCTTTCAGTCATTACTAGGCTTCAATGTTAGTGGGCAAGATATTTATAGTATTATTGAATTTACGGTTCCAGAAAACAATAAAATCAATGGAGGTCAATTCGGCTTTGAAGGCTCTATTTTTTCTTTATTCACCGAGTTAATTTTAGTGTTTTTAATCATCTATTATTATCAAATAAAAAAGAAACCCCAATTAATCGCAAATGAAAATATATAA
- a CDS encoding anhydro-N-acetylmuramic acid kinase, with the protein MKIYKIIGLMSGTSLDGLDLAYCHIWEKNGVWEFDIKETKSVKYSSEMLNTLKDAISLSAEKLIELHNTYGTYLGEQTSIFINENKLEVDYIASHGHTTHHRPEMGLTFQVGSGQHLANVTGIKVIADFRTNDLALGGQGAPLVPIGDRMFFNEYDYCLNLGGISNVSFEVKDKRIAYDIGLANMILNYITRKVDLEYDEDGKLARSGKINTNMLAQLNNLKYYLLPHPKSIGYEWFLEEVVPIVEDTDDTIENLLHTGIHHICDKVAQQINLNFKHNKQQLLVTGGGALNSFLIETLQQKLGDTTKVVVPEKIIIEFKEALVFALMGVLRVAQLTNVLSSVTGAKKDSSSGVLFIPN; encoded by the coding sequence ATGAAAATATATAAAATTATCGGTCTCATGTCGGGCACATCATTAGATGGTCTTGATTTAGCCTATTGCCACATTTGGGAGAAAAATGGGGTTTGGGAATTTGATATTAAAGAAACTAAAAGTGTCAAGTATTCATCAGAGATGTTGAATACCCTTAAAGATGCTATTAGTTTATCCGCAGAAAAACTTATTGAATTACATAACACTTACGGTACTTACCTTGGTGAGCAAACCTCAATATTTATTAACGAGAACAAGTTAGAAGTAGATTACATCGCTAGTCACGGTCATACCACCCATCATCGACCAGAAATGGGACTTACATTTCAAGTGGGTTCTGGGCAACATTTGGCAAATGTTACAGGCATTAAAGTAATTGCAGATTTCAGAACAAACGATCTGGCACTTGGCGGACAAGGAGCTCCGCTAGTACCTATAGGTGACCGCATGTTTTTTAATGAATATGATTATTGTTTAAATCTTGGTGGTATTAGCAATGTGTCTTTTGAAGTAAAGGATAAGAGAATAGCATATGATATCGGTTTGGCAAATATGATTCTAAACTATATCACCAGAAAAGTTGATTTAGAATATGATGAAGATGGCAAACTAGCACGTTCGGGTAAGATTAACACCAACATGTTAGCGCAATTAAACAATCTAAAATACTACCTATTACCGCATCCGAAATCGATTGGCTATGAATGGTTTTTAGAAGAAGTGGTTCCTATAGTTGAAGATACCGATGATACCATCGAAAATTTACTTCACACAGGTATTCACCATATCTGCGATAAGGTAGCGCAACAAATCAATCTAAATTTCAAACATAACAAGCAGCAATTACTGGTTACAGGTGGTGGCGCATTGAATTCATTTTTAATAGAAACTTTGCAGCAAAAATTGGGCGACACAACAAAAGTAGTTGTACCAGAAAAAATAATCATAGAATTTAAAGAAGCTTTAGTATTTGCTTTAATGGGCGTATTAAGGGTAGCGCAATTAACAAATGTACTCTCATCTGTTACTGGAGCAAAAAAAGATTCCTCAAGCGGAGTATTGTTCATACCCAATTAA
- a CDS encoding DUF4212 domain-containing protein encodes MSEKQKKATAYWKENVRYLFILLAIWFVVSFGAGILFKEALDTIKIGGFKLGFWFAQQGSIYVFVVLIFVYVRLMNKLDKKYGYNE; translated from the coding sequence ATGTCAGAAAAACAAAAGAAAGCAACCGCTTACTGGAAAGAAAATGTTAGATACCTATTCATTTTATTAGCTATTTGGTTCGTTGTATCCTTTGGAGCAGGCATTCTATTTAAAGAAGCTTTAGACACTATTAAAATCGGAGGTTTTAAATTAGGCTTTTGGTTTGCACAACAGGGATCAATTTATGTATTTGTAGTTCTGATTTTTGTTTATGTAAGACTCATGAACAAGTTGGATAAAAAATACGGCTACAACGAATAA